In one Hevea brasiliensis isolate MT/VB/25A 57/8 unplaced genomic scaffold, ASM3005281v1 Scaf299, whole genome shotgun sequence genomic region, the following are encoded:
- the LOC131176971 gene encoding transcription termination factor MTERF5, chloroplastic-like: protein MFAFSTSRLLLNMIVSLFVSNAQLGILPFHLLFVIRSFSSRVSSNLNDHSFTVSFLINSCGLILKSAQSISKKICFKTLERPDSVLRLLREHGFTNSHISKIVKMRPRVLLLNPERTILPKLEFLCSIGVSRSDLSVIVSQNPDLLNRSIKRNLIPHYHILKSILVSDEKVIKCLKRLLKSSIVLSQNDFYANISLLRGLGIPQSSISLLVTFNPSTMCLKAFNFAEGVKKVVQIGFDPSKLQFVRALQVLLGIKQKTWEDKIEAFRRWGLSEEEISSIFRKNPFCMGLSEKNIMCSMNFLVCKMGWQPAAVARVPIVLSYGLETRIKPRCSVIRVLLLKGLIKADVPVSSVMITREKYFLGRFVIKYLDQVPQLLDIFQGKIGLTELGFGFDDKSVILD, encoded by the exons ATGTTTGCTTTTTCCACTTCAAGACTATTGTTAAATATGATTGTTTCTCTGTTTGTCTCAAATGCCCAACTGGGTATTCTTCCCTTTCACTTATTATTCGTAATCAGATCCTTTTCATCTAGGGTATCTTCTAATTTGAATGACCATTCATTTACAGTTTCCTTTCTCATAAATTCATGTGGATTAATCCTAAAATCTGCTCAATCTATCTCTAAGAAGATATGTTTTAAAACCCTTGAAAGACCAGACTCAGTACTTAGGCTTCTCAGGGAACATGGATTCACCAATTCCCACATCTCCAAAATTGTTAAGATGAGGCCCAGGGTGCTTTTACTAAATCCTGAAAGGACAATTTTACCCAAACTTGAGTTTCTATGTTCTATAGGGGTTTCAAGATCAGATCTTTCCGTAATTGTTTCTCAGAACCCAGATTTGTTGAATCGAAGTATTAAGCGAAATCTGATCCCACATTATCATATCCTCAAAAGTATACttgtttctgatgagaaagtaATTAAATGTTTGAAACGCTTGTTAAAATCTTCTATAGTGCTTTCGCAGAACGACTTCTATGCCAATATATCACTTTTAAGAGGGCTGGGAATTCCTCAATCTTCTATCTCTTTATTGGTCACCTTTAATCCCTCTACC ATGTGCCTTAAAGCCTTCAATTTTGCTGAAGGGGTTAAGAAAGTTGTTCAAATAGGGTTTGATCCTTCAAAACTTCAATTTGTTAGGGCACTACAAGTTTTGCTTGGAATAAAGCAGAAAACATGGGAGGACAAAATTGAGGCTTTTAGGAGGTGGGGTTTATCTGAAGAAGAGATTTCGTCAATTTTCCGAAAGAATCCCTTCTGTATGGGTCTGTCTGAGAAGAATATTATGTGCAGCATGAATTTTCTTGTGTGCAAGATGGGTTGGCAGCCTGCTGCTGTTGCTAGAGTTCCAATTGTTCTGTCCTATGGTTTGGAGACAAGGATTAAGCCTAGATGTTCAGTCATAAGAGTTTTGCTTTTAAAGGGTTTGATCAAGGCAGATGTGCCTGTATCCTCGGTCATGATTACTAGAGAAAAGTACTTCTTGGGAAGGTTTGTGATCAAATATCTGGATCAGGTGCCTCAATTATTGGATATTTTTCAAGGAAAAATAGGGCTTACAGAACTTGGCTTTGGCTTTGATGATAAATCTGTAATTCTGGATTAG